A genomic stretch from Solanum stenotomum isolate F172 chromosome 8, ASM1918654v1, whole genome shotgun sequence includes:
- the LOC125873839 gene encoding AT-hook motif nuclear-localized protein 22-like translates to MDDEGEMSRRPRGRPAGSKNKPKPPIIINRDSANALRTHIIEIADGCDVMESVSNFSRRRQRGVCIMSGTGNVTNVNLKQPASSGEIVTLHGRFEILSLSGSFLPPPAPPAASGLTIYLAGGQGQVVGGSVVGALMASGPVVIMGASFSNAAYERLPLEEDDPNNHPLPMPGGPLGSPGGQQQQLLGGDPSMFHGTPPPNLLNSSMQLPHEGYWSTGRPPF, encoded by the coding sequence ATGGATGATGAAGGAGAGATGTCAAGAAGGCCAAGAGGACGACCCGCTGGATCAAAAAACAAGCCAAAACCACCCATTATCATCAATCGAGACAGCGCCAACGCCCTCCGAACACATATCATCGAAATCGCGGATGGTTGTGATGTAATGGAAAGCGTATCCAATTTTTCGAGAAGAAGACAAAGAGGAGTTTGCATTATGAGTGGAACGGGAAACGTTACTAATGTGAATTTAAAACAACCAGCTTCATCCGGTGAGATTGTAACTCTACATGGTCGATTTGAGATCTTATCTTTATCTGGATCGTTTCTCCCACCACCCGCTCCCCCAGCTGCTTCAGGGTTGACTATTTATTTAGCTGGGGGACAAGGACAAGTGGTGGGAGGAAGTGTGGTTGGCGCGCTTATGGCGTCAGGACCGGTTGTTATTATGGGTGCTTCGTTTAGTAATGCGGCTTATGAAAGGCTACCGTTGGAAGAGGATGATCCGAATAATCATCCTCTTCCAATGCCAGGAGGTCCTCTGGGATCTCCTGGcggacaacaacaacaattactAGGCGGTGACCCATCGATGTTTCATGGGACACCGCCACCAAAccttctcaactcatcaatgcAATTACCTCATGAAGGATATTGGTCAACGGGACGACCTCCTTTCTAA